In the genome of Ananas comosus cultivar F153 linkage group 11, ASM154086v1, whole genome shotgun sequence, one region contains:
- the LOC109717791 gene encoding disease resistance protein RGA2-like, with translation MTDTSLMNLTFIELINCKGWDHLPPLGHLSSLNCLYLCGLHAVKQIGCSFYGRSGVCAFPSLKQLFLLDMPNLEEWIGIDDECMFPQLHSLEIRQCPSLRGVPALPLGLNKLHISDVGLTALPVINQDCGNNNQEHFQALESLIIEQCEKLEYVPPEFFGKFKAIKFLRIENCPKLTKCGISDIQLPSVLIMLTIGSCGNLEAPLLWSADLSSLTWLELLDCASIASLPPAQVCAQWTLLTHLKIKNCKELSSFGGLQALISLWHLEIEGCDKLTEVALLQPPFPNNVGQKNEVDCLLKLGYLSVDHHALLLMEPLRSLSSISWLIISDASQLITLPEEWLLQNHAALKFLSITNAASLQSLPQSMTELCCLASFGVTNANLIQSLPDLPNSLRTLCITGCHPVLKERCEENIGLDWPKIANIPNVRIY, from the exons ATGACAGATACGTCTCTCATGAACTTGACATTTATCGAACTGATTAATTGTAAAGGATGGGATCATCTCCCGCCTCTTGGGCACCTATCTTCCCTCAATTGTCTTTACCTGTGTGGACTGCATGCAGTAAAGCAAATAGGTTGTTCATTCTACGGGAGAAGCGGTGTATGTGCCTTTCCATCATTAAAGCAGCTATTCTTACTGGACATGCCAAACTTGGAGGAGTGGATTGGAATAGATGATGAGTGCAtgtttcctcaactccattcttTGGAAATCCGTCAATGCCCTAGCTTGAGGGGCGTGCCTGCTCTGCCTCTTGGTCTAAATAAATTGCATATTTCTGATGTCGGATTGACTGCTCTTCCAGTGATAAATCAAGATTGCGGAAACAACAAT CAAGAACATTTTCAAGCTCTTGAAAGCTTAATTATAGAACAATGTGAGAAGCTCGAATATGTTCCACCAGAGTTTTTTGGAAAGTTCAAAGCCATAAAATTCCTGCGTATAGAAAATTGTCCAAAGTTGACAAAATGTGGGATCTCAGACATCCAACTGCCGTCCGTACTCATTATGCTCACTATTGGGTCATGCGGCAACCTTGAGGCGCCATTGCTGTGGTCAGCAGATTTAAGCTCTCTTACATGGTTGGAATTACTCGATTGTGCAAGCATAGCATCCCTTCCCCCAGCACAAGTGTGTGCACAGTGGACATTGCTTAcacatttaaaaataaagaactGCAAAGAATTGTCATCATTTGGTGGATTACAAGCCCTTATATCCCTCTGGCATTTAGAAATTGAAGGGTGTGACAAGCTAACTGAAGTTGCCCTGCTGCAGCCTCCATTTCCAAACAATGTCGGCCAAAAGAATGAAGTGGACTGCCTTTTGAAGCTTGGTTATCTATCAGTTGACCACCACGCGCTCCTGCTCATGGAGCCACTGAGAAGTCTCTCCTCCATTAGCTGGTTGATTATCTCTGATGCTTCGCAGCTCATCACCTTACCAGAGGAATGGCTACTGCAAAATCACGCTGCCCTCAAATTTTTGAGCATAACGAATGCAGCCTCCCTTCAGTCCCTACCCCAGAGCATGACAGAACTATGCTGCCTAGCGAGTTTCGGTGTAACTAATGCTAATCTCATCCAGTCACTTCCAGATCTCCCTAATTCACTACGCACTCTCTGCATCACCGGGTGTCACCCTGTGTTGAAGGAGCGATGCGAAGAGAATATAGGCCTTGATTGGCCCAAGATAGCCAACATCCCTAATGTGAGGATTTATTAG
- the LOC109717787 gene encoding disease resistance protein RGA2-like, whose protein sequence is MALPFIAESVASAIIDNLVGTCLSYLEVYPATSGMQYELERLQQALPQVQAVLTAVEEGAPVMAQNKALDTWLWQLRDAVENAEDVLDELEYYELQKKTTRDRDDKVRGILSNCKRKFDSFVNRIFSDDTLRRLREAVKGLDRVIAGMGPLLHLVAGLYGSGVKRQNLEEIKNARETSSLLTESEVLGRDEERDLIVEWLIKPGDADVNVSAFTIVGMGGLGKTTLAQLVNCDKRVREYFDPIMWVCVSLDFDAAAITRKMLDNSCSTSLNALHEIVKQKLTSKRFLLILDDVWNDDKMTEWEKLVTPLKFGQRGSKILLTTRMDSVANMAAKVMKCKRESLNLNKLEESDYMLLFNKHAFLGVNPDDYKNLQLIGEHIATKLGGCPLAIKVMGGMLNSCMDYEYWKKILEKDNMKLQQGNDGIMTVLRLSYDHLSTNLQLCFRYCSLFPQDHMFKRKKLVNMWIGSGLIPQSICGRQRPEDIGKEYLNLLTRKSFFTCETSDNGRKITKQYFMHDLLHDLAQSVSLGECIRVGGDVAGITIPRTVRHLSVKMVNLLSFKEISNLKNVRTLVIYVKEDNKHNADHALQFLEVIKRFKKLRLLILYVNFYSHKLPDALSSLIHLRYLSFSQGEVVNESIEYDGLTKLVNLRSLVVSNDVIRNIPFISKLSFIHKLENFIVREKSGYKIGELKNLRDLRHLCIRKLEKVRSSEEAIEANLNEKKHLKSLSLKWSKDRFNSAEVDEQLLDNLCPHINLKKMRIAQYQGAKSPYWMTNLSLVNLTFIELCDCKGWEHLPSLGQFSSLQYFWLRRLHAVKQIDCSFNRSSSGCAFPSLKKLFFDDMPNLVEWIGVDDRCMFPQLLFMSITCCPNLREIPTLPYGLGDLYISNVGLTALPTINQDYANNNLQEHSQALENLAIGQCEKLEYVPPEFFGKFKAIKYLHIKKCPKLTKRGISDIQLPSVLNELTIGSCGDLEVSLLWSANLTSLTELELLNCARIASLPPPQVCARWTMLSRLEIKNCKELSSLGGMQALVSLHSLKIEGCDKLIGVALLQPPLPNDVGQKNAEDFFLKLGKLSIDHHALLLLEPLRSLSSINNLTISDASQLPSLPEEWLLQNHAALKFLEIQNASSLQSLPESMTRLCFLGCLVVHNTDLIQSLPDLPTSLRTLHITGCHPVLKERCQENIGLDWPKIANIPIRMIE, encoded by the exons ATGGCTTTACCTTTCATTGCCGAATCGGTGGCGTCGGCGATCATCGACAATCTTGTTGGCACATGCTTATCCTACCTTGAGGTGTACCCGGCGACCAGCGGCATGCAGTACGAGCTCGAACGGCTGCAGCAGGCACTTCCGCAGGTCCAGGCAGTTCTGACTGCAGTCGAGGAGGGTGCGCCGGTCATGGCACAGAACAAGGCGCTGGATACGTGGCTGTGGCAGCTCAGAGACGCCGTGGAGAATGCGGAGGACGTGCTCGACGAGCTCGAGTACTACGAGTTACAGAAGAAGACTACACGAGATCGAGATGACAAGGTGCGTGGTATTCTATCTAACTGCAAGAGAAAGTTTGATAGTTTCGTTAATCGTATCTTTAGCGATGACACACTGAGGCGGTTGAGGGAGGCCGTCAAGGGGTTGGATCGGGTCATTGCCGGTATGGGGCCACTCCTTCATCTTGTTGCTGGGTTATATGGCTCTGGCGTTAAGCGTCAGAACCTCGAGGAAATTAAGAATGCTCGCGAGACTAGCTCCTTGCTAACCGAAAGTGAGGTGCTCGGACGAGACGAGGAGAGGGACCTGATAGTTGAATGGCTTATCAAACCGGGAGATGCCGATGTCAATGTCTCCGCTTTTACAATTGTTGGTATGGGCGGGCTCGGGAAGACCACTCTTGCTCAACTAGTCAATTGCGACAAAAGGGTGCGAGAGTACTTCGACCCGATTATGTGGGTCTGCGTTTCTCTGGACTTTGATGCAGCTGCGATAACAAGAAAGATGTTAGACAACTCTTGCTCAACTAGTCTAAATGCACTCCATGAGATTGTTAAACAGAAACTTACATCGAAGAGGTTTTTGCTTatactagatgatgtttggaaCGATGATAAAATGACAGAGTGGGAGAAATTGGTTACTCCTTTGAAATTCGGACAGAGAGGAAGCAAGATCCTGTTGACAACTCGAATGGATTCAGTTGCGAATATGGCGGCAAAAGTGATGAAATGCAAACGAGaatcattaaatctaaataagtTGGAGGAGAGCGACTATATGTTGCTTTTCAATAAGCATGCATTCCTCGGTGTGAATCCTGATGATTATAAAAACTTGCAACTGATTGGCGAACATATAGCGACGAAACTTGGAGGATGCCCATTGGCCATAAAGGTCATGGGAGGAATGCTGAACTCCTGCATGGACTATGAATATTGGAAGAAAATCCTGGAAAAAGACAACATGAAATTACAACAAGGAAACGACGGCATCATGACAGTTTTAAGATTAAGCTACGATCACTTATCCACAAACTTACAACTCTGCTTTAGATATTGTAGTTTATTTCCGCAGGATCATATGTTTAAGAGGAAAAAGTTGGTCAATATGTGGATTGGTTCGGGTCTGATTCCACAATCTATTTGTGGAAGGCAAAGGCCAGAGGATATCGGAAAGGAGTATTTAAATCTTCTGACAAGAAAATCATTCTTTACTTGCGAAACTAGTGATAATGGGCGGAAAATTACCAAACAGTATTTTATGCACGATCTGCTGCATGACCTAGCACAATCTGTTTCTCTAGGGGAATGCATCAGAGTAGGAGGTGATGTTGCAGGAATTACTATTCCACGGACAGTTCGACATTTATCTGTTAAAATGGTCAATCTTCTTTCCTTCAAAGAGATCTCCAATCTTAAGAACGTGCGCACTCTTGTCATTTATGTTAAAGAGGATAATAAGCATAATGCAGATCATGCACTTCAATTTCTCGAGGTTATAAAAAGGTTTAAAAAGTTACGCTTATTGATCTTATATGTGAATTTTTACTCTCATAAACTgcccgatgcacttagtagctTGATACACCTCCGCTACCTATCTTTTTCACAAGGGGAAGTTGTGAATGAAAGTATTGAATATGATGGCTTGACCAAGTTGGTCAATTTGCGTTCATTAGTTGTTTCCAATGATGTGATAAGAAATATTCCTTTTATTAGCAAACTATCCTTCATCcacaaattagaaaattttattgttcGAGAGAAGAGCGGTTACAAAATCGGTGAACTAAAGAACCTCAGGGACCTTCGTCACCTGTGTATTAGGAAACTTGAAAAGGTGAGGAGCTCTGAAGAAGCCATTGAGGCCAATTTAAACGAGAAAAAACATCTCAAATCACTATCATTGAAATGGTCTAAAGACCGCTTCAATAGTGCAGAGGTAGATGAACAGCTCCTCGATAATCTTTGCCCGCATATCAATCTCAAGAAAATGCGCATTGCACAATACCAAGGTGCTAAATCTCCATATTGGATGACAAATCTGTCTCTTGTCAATTTGACATTCATCGAACTATGTGATTGTAAAGGATGGGAGCACCTTCCATCTCTTGGGCAGTTTTCTTCGCTCCAATATTTTTGGTTGAGGAGACTGCATGCAGTAAAGCAAATAGATTGTTCATTCAATAGAAGCAGCAGTGGATGTGCCTTTCCATCATTGAAGAAGTTATTCTTCGATGACATGCCTAACTTAGTGGAGTGGATTGGAGTAGATGACCGGTGCATGTTTCCTCAACTTCTTTTTATGAGTATTACTTGCTGCCCTAATTTGAGGGAAATTCCTACTCTACCTTATGGTCTAGGAGACTTGTATATTTCTAATGTTGGATTGACCGCTCTTCCAACAATAAATCAGGATTACGCAAACAACAAT CTGCAAGAACATTCTCAGGCTCTTGAAAATTTAGCCATTGGACAATGTGAGAAGCTCGAATATGTTCCACCAGAGTTTTTTGGGAAATTCAAAGCCATAAAATACTTGCACATAAAAAAGTGTCCGAAGTTGACAAAACGTGGGATCTCAGACATCCAACTGCCCTCTGTACTCAATGAACTCACTATTGGGTCATGTGGCGACCTTGAGGTGTCACTGCTGTGGTCAGCGAATTTAACTTCTCTCACTGAGTTGGAATTACTCAATTGTGCAAGGATAGCATCCCTTCCCCCACCACAAGTGTGTGCACGGTGGACGATGCTTTCCCGCTTAGAAATAAAGAATTGCAAAGAACTGTCATCATTAGGGGGAATGCAAGCTCTCGTATCTCTCCATTCCTTAAAAATTGAAGGGTGTGACAAGCTAATTGGAGTTGCCCTGCTGCAGCCTCCGTTACCAAACGATGTCGGCCAAAAGAATGCAGAGGACTTCTTTTTGAAGCTTGGTAAACTATCAATTGACCACCACGCACTCCTGCTCTTGGAGCCATTGAGAAGTCTCTCCTCCATCAACAATTTGACTATCTCTGATGCTTCGCAACTCCCCAGCTTACCTGAGGAATGGCTACTGCAAAATCACGCTgccctcaaatttttagaaatacaGAATGCAAGCTCCCTTCAGTCGCTACCCGAGAGCATGACAAGACTGTGCTTCCTCGGGTGTTTGGTAGTGCATAATACTGATCTCATCCAGTCACTTCCAGACCTGCCTACTTCACTGCGTACTCTACATATCACCGGGTGTCACCCTGTGTTGAAGGAGCGGTGCCAAGAGAATATAGGCCTTGATTGGCCCAAGATTGCCAACATCCCTATCAGGATGATTGAATAG
- the LOC109717516 gene encoding disease resistance protein RGA2-like yields MAPTFIAESVTSAIIENLVNTCSSYLKACQAAGGLHDELERLQYALPQVQAILTAVEGGAPVMVQNKALETWLWQLRDAVENAEDALDELDYYELEKAIQDRDDKVRGVLSNCKRKFDSFINRIFSDDTLKRLREAVKGLDRVIAGMGPLLQLGTGLYGPSVKRRKINEVQNARETSSLLTESEVLGRDEERDLIVEWLIKPRDTDVSAFSVVGMGGLGKTTLAQLVYRDDRVQEYFDPIMWVCVSQNFDAAVITKKMLEGASSDSLGDNSLNALHYILKQKLTSKRFLLMLDDVWNDDTMTEWEKLVAPLKFGQRGSKILLTTRMRSVADMAAKVMKCKQESLNLNKLEESDYMLLFNKHAFLGVNPDDYKNLQPIGEHIARKLGGCPLAIKVMGGMLNSCMDYEYWKKILEEEDIMKLQQGKDGIMTILRLSYDHLPTNLQLCFRYCSIFPQDYIFKRKELVYMWMGSGLIPQSICGRRRREDIGREEISNLKNLRTLVISVKENHGHNANHLLVFNEVVEGFKKLYLLSLDVNFDTYKLPYALNSLIHLRYLSLSERVALSPTIPEVLYSWNDY; encoded by the exons ATGGCTCCAACTTTCATAGCCGAATCAGTGACGTCGGCAATCATCGAGAACCTTGTCAACACTTGCTCGTCCTACCTCAAGGCATGCCAGGCGGCTGGCGGCTTGCATGACGAGCTTGAACGGCTCCAGTACGCCCTTCCGCAGGTCCAGGCAATCTTGACTGCGGTCGAGGGGGGTGCGCCGGTCATGGTACAAAACAAAGCACTGGAAACGTGGCTGTGGCAGCTCAGAGACGCCGTGGAGAACGCAGAGGACGCGCTCGACGAGCTGGACTACTACGAGCTGGAGAAGGCTATACAAGATCGAGATGACAAGGTGCGTGGTGTTCTATCTAACTGCAAGAGAAAGTTTGATAGTTTCATTAATCGTATCTTTAGCGATGACACACTGAAGCGGTTGAGGGAGGCCGTCAAGGGGTTGGATCGGGTCATTGCCGGTATGGGGCCACTCCTTCAACTTGGTACTGGATTATATGGCCCTAGTGTTAAGCGTCGGAAGATCAATGAAGTCCAGAATGCTCGCGAGACTAGCTCCTTGTTAACCGAAAGTGAGGTGCTCGGACGAGACGAGGAGAGGGACTTGATAGTCGAATGGTTGATCAAACCGAGAGATACAGATGTCTCCGCTTTCTCAGTTGTTGGTATGGGTGGGCTCGGGAAGACTACTCTTGCTCAACTAGTCTATCGCGATGATAGAGTGCAAGAGTATTTCGACCCGATTATGTGGGTTTGCGTTTCTCAAAACTTTGATGCAGCAGTGATAACAAAAAAGATGTTAGAAGGTGCAAGTAGTGATAGTCTTGGCGACAATAGTCTAAATGCACTCCATTATATTCTTAAACAGAAACTTACATCGAAGAGGTTTTTGCTCAtgctagatgatgtttggaATGATGATACAATGACGGAGTGGGAGAAATTAGTTGCTCCTTTGAAATTCGGACAGAGAGGAAGCAAGATCCTGTTGACAACTCGGATGCGTTCGGTTGCAGATATGGCGGCAAAAGTGATGAAATGCAAACAGGaatcattaaatctaaataagtTGGAGGAGAGCGACTATATGTTGCTTTTCAATAAGCATGCATTCCTCGGTGTGAACCCTGATGATTATAAAAACTTGCAACCAATTGGCGAACATATAGCGAGGAAACTTGGAGGATGCCCATTGGCAATAAAGGTCATGGGAGGAATGCTGAACTCCTGCATGGACTATGAATATTGGAAGAAAATCTTGGAAGAAGAAGACATCATGAAATTACAGCAAGGAAAGGACGGCATCATGACAATTTTGAGATTAAGCTACGACCACTTACCCACAAACTTACAACTCTGCTTTAGATATTGTAGTATATTTCCACAAGATTATATCTTTAAGAGGAAAGAGTTGGTCTATATGTGGATGGGTTCAGGTCTAATTCCGCAGTCTATTTGTGGAAGACGAAGGCGGGAGGACATTGGAAGGGA AGAGATCTCCAATCTTAAGAACTTGCGTACTCTTGTCATATCTGTTAAAGAGAATCATGGGCATAATGCAAATCATTTACTTGTGTTTAATGAGGTTGTGGAAGgatttaaaaagttatacttaTTGAGCTTAGATGTGAATTTTGACACTTATAAACTGCCCTATGCACTTAATAGCTTGATACACCTccgctacctatctctttcgGAAAGAGTG GCTTTATCACCTACAATTCCTGAAGTTCTTTACTCATGGAACGACTACTGA